From Algoriphagus sp. NG3, the proteins below share one genomic window:
- a CDS encoding amidohydrolase family protein has translation MKKFNYFLAALLGLSIQIASAQVKKGSVLIKNATVLTVTNGTLENSDVFVQDGIIKKVGQNLTAPNGITTIDASGKYLMPGIIDAHSHLGLDVVNEATAPIVSEVRMKDVVNPYEVGLYRALAGGVTISHAMHGSANVVGGQNATLKHRWGSTDPSDIIMEDAPRTIKFALGENPTRVHGRGNGIQPRTRMGVEAILRNGFNEAIQYKKAWEKYTKASSQKGSTAIPPVHNERLQILSDIIDGKIIIHCHSYRADEIYMLINVARDFGITKLVFQHTNEGFKVAPEIAEYTMGASVFADWWAYKFEVYYSTAYNAAILTENGAITSINSDDAELIRHLYHEAAKTQRYGGMTDEQALAMITINPAKQLGIDDKVGSIEEGKQADLVVFEGHPLSSYAIPLMTFVDGVKYFDRIEDADDQRIKVSPTQMVEDVILHTDHEERCMLGTEGLFATANFLFHRHSHTH, from the coding sequence ACACTTGAGAACTCAGATGTATTCGTACAAGATGGGATAATCAAGAAAGTAGGCCAAAATCTAACAGCACCCAACGGAATAACTACTATTGATGCTTCAGGCAAATACCTGATGCCAGGCATTATTGATGCACACTCTCATCTAGGCCTGGATGTAGTCAATGAAGCTACAGCTCCGATCGTATCTGAAGTGAGGATGAAAGATGTAGTAAATCCCTATGAAGTGGGACTCTATAGAGCACTGGCTGGTGGAGTGACCATATCCCATGCCATGCATGGTTCAGCCAATGTGGTCGGTGGGCAAAATGCAACACTAAAACATAGATGGGGATCCACAGATCCCTCAGACATCATCATGGAAGATGCCCCGCGTACCATCAAATTCGCATTGGGTGAAAATCCAACCAGAGTGCATGGTAGAGGGAATGGTATCCAACCCCGTACTAGAATGGGAGTGGAAGCCATACTCAGAAATGGGTTCAATGAAGCCATTCAGTACAAAAAAGCTTGGGAAAAATACACGAAAGCTTCCTCCCAAAAAGGAAGCACTGCCATACCCCCTGTTCATAACGAACGGCTTCAGATCCTTTCAGACATCATAGATGGTAAGATAATCATCCACTGCCACTCCTACCGGGCAGATGAGATCTATATGTTAATCAATGTGGCCAGGGATTTTGGTATTACCAAGTTGGTGTTTCAGCACACAAATGAGGGATTTAAAGTAGCTCCTGAAATAGCAGAATACACCATGGGAGCCTCAGTATTTGCCGATTGGTGGGCGTATAAATTTGAAGTTTACTATTCCACAGCATACAATGCTGCGATTCTTACAGAGAATGGCGCCATTACCTCTATTAATTCAGATGACGCGGAACTAATACGACACCTCTACCATGAAGCTGCAAAGACACAACGTTACGGTGGAATGACAGATGAGCAGGCTCTGGCTATGATTACTATCAACCCAGCAAAACAACTGGGAATTGATGATAAAGTGGGTTCCATTGAAGAGGGTAAACAGGCTGATTTGGTGGTTTTCGAAGGCCATCCACTTTCATCTTATGCTATTCCTCTGATGACTTTTGTAGATGGTGTAAAGTACTTCGATAGAATAGAAGATGCGGATGACCAGCGGATCAAAGTCAGTCCTACCCAGATGGTAGAAGATGTCATTCTACATACTGACCATGAGGAAAGATGTATGCTAGGGACTGAAGGCCTATTTGCAACAGCCAACTTCCTATTCCATAGACATTCTCATACACACTGA